In Cryptomeria japonica chromosome 5, Sugi_1.0, whole genome shotgun sequence, the genomic window ATTTATCTTGTGAGTTTGATTATCTCTGTGATTTTTCCctaattgggttttccacttaaatccagtgttcatgtgtttgttgtgcctCATACTTTCATAATTTGTTATTGCTGAGAtaaagtgtaatgtccccattttagcagacatggtttttgggtgattagcctatcattctgaccctcgtaggctaatgagtatGGATAGAAGGTCTCCCGAGACTTGTATCGTCTCTAGAGTTCAATGTGTTTCGATCTAGCTTTCGTTTGGtatcatttggacttcatttgctatacttactatttatagtaagtttgagatgttagagatggaccccttctatttttagtaaaggggtatggtcatatgcaacTTCATCACGTCAGCTCTAGTTCAAAGGGCGTTCAAAAATGTTGagtattaatggagatattaatgtttatttagtttaaataaacattaatgttttgagcttatattattaagttataatataattttatattataacttaagtaagggtccaagtaccattaaaggggaccatttaattaattaattgtggctcttttaccaaggtgaaatattaaatgacaaagtgaaaatattatatcattaaatgtcatttaatatcattaattgatttaatgccttattggagaaaatcgaaccttcatggaaaataccaaggtgaaatattaaatgacaaagtgaaaatattatatcattaaatgtcatttaatatcattaattgatttaatgccttattggagaaaatcgaaccttcatggaaaatatatatataaggcttttgaaaagaaaaagagaaggggGATTGATCATTGTTATTTTTGATGAGAAGACTTGTCTCTTGGCTTTGGAGAAGAAATTGGGGTTTCTGCAGCTTGTCCAGAGTATCGGCATTGGAGAACGTGAAGACTTCATTGCATCAGCAATCTGAGGGTGTGAGATTTTCATCTGAAGTTGCTCCTAGGGTTGGCTTCATCCAGAAATTGACATTGTGCTGATTGgagatttattttcagatttattggCATAGCTGAGGGCATATGTATATGGCAGACTGAGAACATCATACATAGGGTTTATTTGCTACTACAGTGTGCATGAACAGTGCACGTGAACAGTGCAGATGAACAGTGTGCTACAGTAGTTCGAATTCTATAGAAGGGAAATTAGAAaggtgaacagctatatatatttgacaagggctttgcatatgaggagaatcaaaccaatatatcaaggcagccattgaaattccgGGTTTTCTATCTAtagtcattgtattagaaaatcattacttcattgcatcatttgctattatgattatatcatgaaatacttggagtttgaatatgtttaatggagatataatttgcatattccacattcatggtgacattcaacattgatcagccacgtagctttcatgccaactgtttgcttaaatgcctaatggttgAAGGtatactttgggatgcatgacaagtgtttgtcttaaagtcaactagctgtactagttaatttcagtcattacatgtatgtgtaaaggtctaaaacagctagcatatcatttctataacaactttgcattgttagaagctttccataacttcatttgcagcctacaaacccaaagaagacaaataaagaattcaccacagcggcttcaaacattgtatgccaagtgtttgacaatattccttggggttcaaagcgaacagggtcagattagccaagggatagtACAGTGGtatactttgggatgcatgacaagtgtttgtcttaatgtcaactagctgtactagttaatttcagtcattccatgtgtgtgtaaaggtctaaaacagctagcatatcacttctataacaactttgcattgttagaagctttccataacttcatttgcagcctacaaacccaaagaagacaaataaagaattcaccacaGCGGCTttaaacattgtatgccaagtgtttgacaatattccgtggggttcaaataagcgaaacagggtcagattagccaagggatagtACAATATGCTTGTGATTTAAAGTTTGAAGATCAGCATTTAGGCGTTTGAAGGTCCGAATTGAGTATATCCTTCCTCTATATATCCTTCCTTCAACCCTACCACATAATATTTTACTCACTCCGGTGTGGGTACGACTACCAAATCTTCCTCTACAATTTTGGTTTGTTTCTTGTTTTGAGGTAATACGAAATTCTTTGGGGAAATTTTTGGAGCTTGATGAGGGTTCTTCCAATTACCTTCACACCACATATGCTCACATTTTGGCCGATCTCAATATTTCCAAAAGTGTGTCAATAGATATCTCTCTAGAAACCGCAAATCATTGTTGGAAACAAGTCTTGGATTATGAGGGTTTACCCTTTCACTGTCGCAAGTGCTTTGGTGTTGGCCACATTAGTTAACTTCAAACACAAGATTAATTTTGAAGCCACATGGTAGAAAGATGCTTCCCTCCACCATTACTCTATGGAAAAAGAAGTCTTCATTTCTTTTGAGGATGGAACCTCTCAAGTGAAAGCTCAAAATGCATCCTTACAGCAGCGTTATCTAGTAGGAATGCTGGCCAAATTGATTCTACCTATGTTTTGCAATCCATTCCTACTGTTGTTAATGGCTCAACTCCCTATGGGAGGAGAAGCGTTTTGGCTTCAAATCCAAAGAACTCCAAGCTTGAAAAAGAATCATCAATGCTAACAAAGGTTTCGGCTGTAATGGCCCCTAAGGACAAAGATTACTATATCCCAAGAGTTGTGGATATGGTTGTGGATGTTGGCAATGCCAATGAAAACTAAACAGTtgtgaaaagttaaaaaaaaaaaaagaagatgtgCCTGCTTTCAACACTAggaaacccggggacgcgtccccagcCCTTTTTGACAGATCCCCGTTATCATAGCATTTTGGGGACAGTGGGTGGATCAAGGACGTCCCCTAGCCGTTCCCAAAATCTGGAAAATAGTAGAAAACATACCAAAAACATGAGGATGGCAGCAATTCTCAGAGGGGATGTCCCCCCCTCCCCCTTTTCCTAGcacattttaaaaagaaaaaagaaaagactcaaatgcttttaaaaaaacattattaattTCTTTTTATGTGCCCCCACACCTCAGCAATAGTGCATAAGTGTTTGataaatttcaaaaacattaaactaCATGTGTCAGTTCTAACTATAGCAACAAGTCTAAAAAACACTAAAGTGCTGCAACAGATCTGAGCAGCAAGCACAACTCAATTTCACAAACACTCGGAACTTAATAATGCATATGAAAGTGATTATAGGTCTGCAACACTAGATTTTTCACTGATATGCGGGGTAAACACATCTGAATCACTgccaaaagcacttagaaataatgaaCAGCAGCCTGGTAATAAATTCCACAAATGCTCAGAACTTGGTAGTGTGTAAAAAGTGGTTGCGCACTGATATAAAGGGTAAACAGGTCTCAATCATAACCAAAAGCACTCAGAAATATGAAAAACAGCTTGGTAATCAAATTCACAAACACCTAAAACCTGGTAGTGCATAAAGAAGCAGTTGTAGGTCATAATAGTAATAGAAtactatcaaaatatcctccacTCAGAAAAAAAACAATGAGCTACTTGCAAACAAGTACTGGAATCATCAATGCAAGTCTGGAAACCACTATGCAAAGCTCAAACTTTATTGCAGGTCAAAACAGCtacaaaattcatcaaacaccTTCCCAAAACATCAATGAACACCCCCCAACATTACCCAGTAGCGACATACACCACCAGCACCACCAAACAGAAAACAAGGGGGCCAAGAAACGCAGGGAATCATACCCAGCAGATCACGCCAGGTCTGAAAGAGGTACAACCTATATTGGGCCATACTTTTCAGGCTGGAAACCACTCATACTCCTTCAAACTCACATGCTTGGGCTGGAAATAAATATCAATGGGAACGGCTAGTGTGGGCTAATCAATACCATCAATATTTGTGGTCAAACAAGGGCATCAATTGAACACAAATGTTATATGtcaaggttctataatgtatatgtacatgctttatccatgttttcatatgaatataacatatatatgcatgttttatctatgttttcatatgaatattttaaacttccctatatattttaaattttctctatgtttatatagccatcccctttgCCATCCCCTAACCATCcccaaaattgggaaaaaaaattgTCATCCCAAAAACGCGTCTCCCCATCTCCTGCCATCACTGTCCTGGAAACTCGGGGTAACGTAGTTTCAACATGCTCCTTCACTCCCACATCAAAAGGGATGCTAAGAATTAGATTTGTAATTCCATACAACTACCCTGTTGATGAGGTTAaagttttttgtcaattttttgtgGCACTCCTGCCATCTAATATTTTGTTTATGGGGTACAGCTCTCTTACGCCAACTTactaaacaaaaaagaaaataatatatattttataaaatttctATATAAAACAAATCGAATCGAATTAAAGAagctttgaatttttttatgccCTTTACAAAGAGGTGAGATTATATACACACGAGCCGCACACACTCTACAGGGCTGTGTGCGCCCTACCATAGCACTGTGCTTTGTCATAGGTTTGCATAGTTGGCCCTATGTATAGAGCTCCGCTTTGGACAGGGCCAAGCCTGCTGTATATGCaattgttttttcatgttttataTTTCTTTCAAATTGAATTTTCAATATAATGACTTGTACAAGCATCTAAATTTCTTTCATGACAAGTTTTTCAAAGAACAGTTAGTAATTATTTTCATAATCCGTATCTTAATGGATTGAAAGCATTTTCATAGCATTATTTCAAACAGTAATGTGGAAAAAAAAACAAGTGTCCAATAAACAAAACCTCTCTGCTACAAATGTGAACATTTGTTTGGAAGTCATTCCAAGTTCCAAGGCCTACCTTCTTCACAtacagtttttttatttttaaatcggGGAGGGCCATCGAGGGACCTATAAGGACAACCCCAAACTATCTCGAGAAAGTCCTGCCATTCCCTCATCATCACCCATCTCCGAAATGTTTCCAGGACAGCTAGGGCACTATCCCAAGCCATCCCCTCATCACTGCAACAGCAGAAAAAATCCCAAGAATCCATACTCAGGGAACAtaggatttttctcttctttttttgtaTAATTCTATCTTTTGTGAAAATCCAACTTTTCCCTGATTAAAGCCTAACGTTTTAATGTTTTGGTTTGCGAATCTTTTACCCTAAAGATTTTTGCTGCTATGAAATGGTTACTAGGTAAACAAAGAGGGCAGAACTCAAACAGCATTTCTTCAAAGTTAACAGGAATCAAACAGCAATAAAATCTTGCCTGTGTACTAGAATAATTTTAACcggatattaaaaaaaattgtattgatATATGTGGTAACAAATTAGAGGAGTGGGAAGTCATGCAGTTAATCGTTTAACCGGGATTTAGATGAATATTGACTGAGTAtctggaaaaatatatatattataatgagAACAGACAAAATCTTCAAAAGCCCTTGTAAGATTTATGCGGCTAAGATTAGATCAATTTCAGCTAAGTTGTAGATAAAGCTTCAAGAGCACATTAAATCAACACAAATTAATGTTACGAATACAAGCATATCTTTAAATCCCATACAGAAAAGACGCATCCCACATTTAACTAAGTTTTCGATATATATTAACTGGGTATTATATAACCGCAAATTTATAATGAGAACGGCCCGTATCCTTAAACCTATTTCAGGCACAAACATAATTAACTGGCAACACAACCCAATAAAATTCactccaaaaaattttaaaaagatgaTAAACAGTGTCGACTTACAGCAGGAAAATCCAATGGATTACGCCTTGTCAATCTCTCTAGATCAGGTGCCATTCTAACAACAAATCTTCTTCTGAGTTTTAGCCCTCTCGTTATCTGTAATCTGCCCAAATGAAGCGCGTCTCTGATTGGAGCTAATCTGATGAAAGAAGTGGACGGGGATGCCGAACGAGAAGGATTGTAAGATTTAGAACAAGAATTGTCAGCATTAGAAGGCCTTTGAAGGAGGAAAGGGCGCGAACTGAGCAAGCATAGAGAAGAAGCCATGGCTCAAACCGATAGCTCCGAAGGGACCTAACTTCTTGTAATCCTCTATATTTATTCTGTATCATTACTTACCTAATCTTTTTTTGGTTGGCTTCTATATTTTTCCTGTTTACTATCGAGCTCGCATAAGTCGGTGAATATTGACAACACTACCATTCAAGAGTTGGAAGTGACCTCAAAAGGTAGAAAACAAAGCCTCTCGATAATGATCATATTTCTAGGATAAAGGGCAACTATAGAAATGATAAACaatgattttaaaaaatttaatggtAAGAGTATTTTTTCCCTTAAATTTCTTTTAAATGATTGAATATGTCTTTAATAAGTTATGATAATTGGTTAGATGTTATGTTCTTTATGTTGGGTTGAATTTATATTTGCATAACTGATTTTTGCACATGTCAAAATAAAACTTTCTTTTAGATTTAATATATGTTGACAGAAATGAACTTTGCCTTCTAATGTGTCTAGAAGTTACTCACCTTATTGTCTAGAACTTATGTCTAAAGAAAAAATCGTATTGGCAAACATTTTATGGGAGTTTGTTAGGCGAGGATCGTCTCCTTTTGTCAAACCCTTGGATTATGATTTAATAGTTTTGAAACAAAGATTTAAGATATAAACAATTGTGTACTACACCATAATTGGTCACTATGTGCATATGCTTATTTAAGTGGATGTAATGCAATGTAAAGTTATCTTGAATTGATTGAATAATTCTCTCAATTTTGGATTCTCaaaaatgtatatattttgttCTTTTGTATAGTACTCAAGCACACAAATTAATATATGTTGCACTTAAGTCAGTAAGTAACTGTTAGTCAAATACTTTTCAACAACCATTGATATTCCAAACATTGTACCAGACAACAAAGGcttacaaaaattttgacaaaGCAACATTCCAAAAGAATGAGATTATCTTCCTTTGTAGGTCACCTTTTCATAACAAACCAATATGATTGATTTCCAACATTATAGGTACCTTTTATAGAGCCTAACCCACTCCAAATACCTCCATTGTAGTGACATATTCCATGTCAATGGGCTAGGAATGGTCATGAGTCATCATGAATACCGAAGACTTCATTACAAAAAATTTAAGATTCACATTTGTATACATCTCTTATGACCTACAATCTACCCATTGATTATGTCTTCTTTTGTCAATCTCAACCTTCAATATGCAACATGCCCATTGATCTACCCATACAACTTACTAAGTTTTAACCCACAAGTGAATGAAATAAATTGTCAacatacaagtaataaaaaaattcCTTTTTCCATTTCATAAACAAGATGCATATTTGAAATAATTCTCATTTCAACTTTTTCATTTC contains:
- the LOC131039589 gene encoding uncharacterized protein LOC131039589, producing MASSLCLLSSRPFLLQRPSNADNSCSKSYNPSRSASPSTSFIRLAPIRDALHLGRLQITRGLKLRRRFVVRMAPDLERLTRRNPLDFPAEWDKPRNPRRPDILPQFSPLKTPLPPPMPFDPPLEDDEEEGEEQQEQPQEQEEEQEEEEGDEE